The Salvia miltiorrhiza cultivar Shanhuang (shh) chromosome 2, IMPLAD_Smil_shh, whole genome shotgun sequence DNA window GCACTGACAGGGGGCATGATATCGAGGACAGATTGAGGGCAGTTATCGATGATAGATTGAGGGCAGTTTTGACTGATGATTCTGATACAGGCTTTCTTGCTGTATTGAGAGCAGTTATCGATGACAGATTGAGGGCAGTTTCCGGCCGGAGGCGTTCTAGGAGTCCTCCACTCTTCCGGGAAGAGGATGTTATCTCCCACCACTCTCAGAGTCGCTCCCGCCAGCCACAGCCTCAGCATGTCGCTGCCGATGAGGCCTTTTCTTTGCAGCCTCAGCACGTCCCCACCGAGGTCGGTACTTCTTTGCAGCCTCAGCATGCCCCCACCGAGGAGGCTATTGTTTTTCAGCCTCAGGACATACCCATCGAGGAGGTTACTGCTTTTCAGCCTCAGCACATACCCACCGAGACCAGTGCTTCTTGGGAGCCTCAGCACGTCCCCAACGAGGCCGGTACTCCTTTGCAGCCCCAGCATGCCCCCGCCGATGAGGCTATTGTTTTTCAGCCTCAGGACATACCCATCGAGGAGGTTACTGCTTTTCAGCCTCAGCACATACCCACCGAGACCAGTGCTTCTTGGGAGCCTCAGCACGTCCCCAACGAGGCCGGTACTCCTTTGCAGCCCCAGCATGCCCCCGCCGATGAGGCTATTGTTTTTCAGCCTCAGGACATACCCACCGAGGAGGTTACTGCTTTTCAGCCTCAGGACATACCCACCGAGACCAGTGCTTCTTGGGAGCCTCAGCACGTCCCCAACGAGGCCGGTACTCCTTTGCAGCCCCAGCATGCCCCCGCCGATGAGGCTACTGCTTTGCAACAGTTTACCAACCTCTTCAAGTCTGTGGTACCTGTGTCGCACTCTCCTATCAAGGGAGCCTCTTACCAGACCTATATCCCATATGATAAGGTTTGTACCTTACATTCTCCTGACAAGGCCAAGAAAGCGTCTAAGCCACATGATAAGGTACAAACATCTGAGCCTAGTGTTGATTTGGATGATCTCGAGGAGTTTGGggaggatgaggatgaggacACGGGCGATAAGAGTTTGGGGCCTCGAGAGCGTAGACCGTCTGCTGCTATTCGGACTCCTTTTAAGGGTCAAAGTCCGTCTACTGCTGAGGTATTGAGGACTCAGTACAGAAAATTCAGAATTAGTGGACCTAATTCCATTGCAGTTGTGACTGCGACAGAAGCTCCTTTAAATCAAGAGTTCTTCGATGATCTTGAGAATACCGACATGGACTTCACCCAAGATGTAAGTTTTAATTCATAATTTGTATTGTGTTATGTACATCCTTAACTAACCTCAAAGTTTATGCTTCACAGGTCATAGACCAATACGTGCTTTTTATTCGCACACGTCTTGGGATAGCCAAAGAAAAAAGCATGTCTACTACTTTAGTCATCGGCACTGATTTTTATGTAAGTTTTACtatgatccttcatttgtgattcttgtTTTCCTATCATTATTATTGAACTTGTATCTTGCAACTTTTTGTAGGTTGTATTGCATGCCGACCTTACCCGACTGCATCCAAAGGATCCCAATTTTAAGAAGGTGAAGGGAAAGCCAACATATCCCAAATGGACTTTACCTGAAGGACTCGAACGCTTGGTTAAAGGGCTAGATACGACAAATTCAACTCCGTGGTGGAATGTAGATTTTGTAAGTATAGTATACTAGTGTAATTTGCATTTGGTATTCTTATTGGTTTATTAAACtataagttatattttttttttcaacagaTTGTTGCAATTTGTCTTGTGGGCAAAAATCACTGGGTCACTGTGCGAATTCGACTTGTTGATTGGAAGGTCGAGTTGTATGACTCATTGTCACACCTGTTTGATGAAGGCAAGGCTTCTGTGCGCGACGATGAGATGAAGCCCATTACTCGTCTCATGCCTCGTCTATTAGAGCTCTCCGGTTATTGGGAGAACACAACTCGGATAAAGAGAGAAGACGAGATGGAGCTTCGTAAGATGCCGAGTAGTGCCCAGTTCGCCCAGGTCGACAACCACAGTTGCGGCCCTTTCGCTTGCATGTATCTTGATCG harbors:
- the LOC131009887 gene encoding uncharacterized protein LOC131009887; its protein translation is MRKIDFATFLEKRRPVYPVLEATSSELDEYYMMSFDNGDMFDVRFEAPVRVASRYETTLKAPVQKARRGTKRPRQSTPLLTPTEGGERARVCCVHGRPCPDNEGGTDRGHDIEDRLRAVIDDRLRAVLTDDSDTGFLAVLRAVIDDRLRAVSGRRRSRSPPLFREEDVISHHSQSRSRQPQPQHVAADEAFSLQPQHVPTEVGTSLQPQHAPTEEAIVFQPQDIPIEEVTAFQPQHIPTETSASWEPQHVPNEAGTPLQPQHAPADEAIVFQPQDIPIEEVTAFQPQHIPTETSASWEPQHVPNEAGTPLQPQHAPADEAIVFQPQDIPTEEVTAFQPQDIPTETSASWEPQHVPNEAGTPLQPQHAPADEATALQQFTNLFKSVVPVSHSPIKGASYQTYIPYDKVCTLHSPDKAKKASKPHDKVQTSEPSVDLDDLEEFGEDEDEDTGDKSLGPRERRPSAAIRTPFKGQSPSTAEVLRTQYRKFRISGPNSIAVVTATEAPLNQEFFDDLENTDMDFTQDVIDQYVLFIRTRLGIAKEKSMSTTLVIGTDFYVSFTMILHL